Below is a window of Bremerella alba DNA.
GTGCGGTACCGCCCGGCAAGTTGATCTGCTCGTCGATATCGCTCGTTTCGTCCGAAGCGGTAAACCAGAAGCCGAACTCGCCTTTGCACTGAAACTTCCAGCTGAGTTCGCCGCGGATCTGGCTGGCATCGATGTCGTAGTACCAGTGATCGCTCATATGGTCGTAAACAAGACCACCCTGCCAGCCCCAGTCGACGCGGCGGAAAAAACCGGCGGTCAAGAAGAACTGATCTCGATGATCTTCAGTAAAGCTTGCTCCGTGCAAGTTAGCATTGGTCCCGTTCACGCCCAATTGAACGCCGAAACCATTATCTCTCGAAAACAACGGAGCACCCCAGTTCACGCCGTACAGAAAACCAAAGCTTCCATCCATGCCTGCATTCAAAGGGCCTTTGAAGCCTTGAACACCGGCTCGGAACGAGAGGTTTTCCAGCGGTAAATTGAAACAGAGGGGAAAGCAGATCGTTGGGCAACAAGGGCCGCACGAATCGCACGTGTCGCTGCCACAACTCGTTCCACCTTGGCAAGACGAACAGCCGGGGCCGCCTTGATAAGTCGTGGGGTTGTGAATGCCAGCCACAGCATGGCCTTCCATCACAATTTCCCCTTCCATGGGCATCGTGCCGGAAGCATCGTGCAAGACCGAGTAATCCACCGTATCAATGTCGCCGGCTTGCACCTTGGAGGCAACATAGCTGGCTCGTGCAACCCGCTGCCGGGCCGCGAAGACCCGATCTTGATCGGTCGAGAACAGGCTCCGAATCGCTTTAACAGGCGACGGAGGACGATTGTAGTCATTGGAAACCACATCCTGCAGCTTTGCAGGTTCACGTGGTTCTGCTGCGGTCGCGAGATCCGCATTCATGCTGCCGCACGCGGCGGTTAGCAAGGTCAGAATCCAGGGGAAGACTCGCATGGTCTTTCCTTCCTTCAACAATTGAAACACCGAGGGGGGGACGGTTTACGGAAGCGCAAGACTGCGCTGTCCGCATCTAGGTATCGGCACCGGCAAAGTCGACACTTTCGGAAAAGTCGAGATAATCCGCAAAGTTTTCCCAGTTCGCCGAATGGCAGAGGCAACAGTAGCTACGCAGTCTTCCCAGACAACCCCTTTGGTTACCCTGTGGAATGATAGGTGGTTTGGAAAGGGAATGCCGGTCGATCTGGTTATTCTGTTTTTTTGTGTGGTAACGACTCGATAAATGATTCCATCGACGAAAACTTTTCCTTTGCCATAGCGCGTCACCCGGACGCTTTTACTTTCGAGAAGGATCTCAACCGATGAAAACGCAACTTCTGGCTGCCGCTGTCGTGCTGGCTACCAGCATCCAAGCCTACGGACAATCTTGTGGTTGCGAGAGCAACCATGTTGCCACCCGTTCTGTTGCTAGTTGTGGGTGTGACCGTTGCTGCACACCTTGCTTCAACCCACTAGGCGAACTGGTCGAAGGGGTTGGCTTTACGCTGAAGACTGGCGCTTGTGCCGTCAAACGCGGTGTACATAGCCTGTTCCACCCGATTCGATTTAACGGGTGTGGCTGTGATACGACACCTTCGTGCGGCAGTTCGTGCGGTTGCGATACTTGCGGCAGTGGATCGAACTGGGATGGCTACCATTCGCACCAACCCGGTGTGGAATACATCGAACAAGGCCATCCTTCGGTGCCGACCATTCCCGGCCCTCCGATGACCCCGACCTCGGAACCCACCCTCATGCGCGAACCAGGCAAATGGCAGCCGGTCGGCACCCAGGCCAAACGATCGAGCAACCAGGTTTCCCACTACTCGAAGCGGGTCGCCGCGAAACCCACCACGCGATCAGCGACCTATTACGCTCCGACGCCAGCCAAGTAATCGCCCCTTACTAGCTAGCCAAGCGGCGTCCTGCCAACTTAAAAAGGGGAGTCCCACTGGACTCCCCTTTTTGCATGCGCTGATACGTTTTTCGCGATGAGGTGCGTTCTAGATCAGATCGAGAACTTGCCCAAGGTCGGCGATCAGATCGTCCGCCGCTTCCAGTCCCACCGAGATCCGGATCAGCTCATCTTTGATCCCATGCGCCAGGCGGTCGGCTTTGTCGTAGCTGGCATGCGACATCGAAGCGGGTTGCTCGATCAACGATTCAACCGCGCCCAAGCTCACGGCCAGCTGAAACAACTGTGTCTGCTCGCACACCTTCTTCGCGGCCGCGAAACCACCTTCAACCTCGAAGCTCATCATCGCCCCGAAACCGCCGTCCATCTGCTTGGCGGCGATGTCGTGTCCGGGATGAGACTTCAGGCCAGGGTACAGAACTCGGGTAACCTTGGGGTGATCGTTAAGATACTCGGCGATTTTCTGAGCCGTACGGCATTGCTCACGAACCCGCAGTTCCAACGTCTTAATCCCGCGTGAGGCCAGAAAGCTGCCGAACGGATCGAGCACGGCCCCGGTCGCGTTTTGAATGTAGTAGAGCCGATCGAAAAGCTCTTGATCCTTCACCACCAAAGCCCCGCCCAGCACATCGCTATGGCCGGCCAGGTACTTGGTGACCGAATGCTGCACGATATCGATGCCCAATTCCAGTGGCCGCGTCAGTACCGGCGTGGCAAATGTACTGTCGACACCCAGCAGCACGCCGTGCTTCTTAGCAACCTGAGCACATGCGGCCAGATCGGTGATCGACATTAACGGATTGCCGGGGCTTTCGACCCACATCATCTTCGTGTTGGGCTGAATCACCGCAGCCAGGTTCTCCGGGTTGGTCGCATCGACAAGCGTGATCGAGATGTTGTTTTTCTGCGTGATCTTGTGCAGCAAACGATACGTGCCGCCATAGATATCGGTGCCGGCGACGACATGATCGCCAGCTTCCAGCAGCATTGTCGCACAGTGCGTCGCGGCCATGCCGGAAGCAAACGCCAACGCTCCACAGCCCCCTTCCAGTTCAGCGAGGGTGGTCTCTAAATTCTTGCGCGTCGGGTTGCCGCTGCGCGAGTAATCGAACTCGCCCCACTCCCCTGCTCCAGGCTGCACGAACGTGGAAGCGATATGAATCGGCGGAACAACGGCCCCGGTTTGTGGGTCCTTCTTGTTGCCGACATGGATGGCCCTAGTGCGAAAATGCATGGCGGATTCCCTTCTATGCGTTGTCGAGCGCTTGCTTCAAGTCTGCGATCAAATCTTCTGTGTCTTCAATGCCACAGGCGATACGGATCATGTTGTCGTAGATACCGAACTTCGCTCGGTTCTCA
It encodes the following:
- a CDS encoding trans-sulfuration enzyme family protein; the protein is MHFRTRAIHVGNKKDPQTGAVVPPIHIASTFVQPGAGEWGEFDYSRSGNPTRKNLETTLAELEGGCGALAFASGMAATHCATMLLEAGDHVVAGTDIYGGTYRLLHKITQKNNISITLVDATNPENLAAVIQPNTKMMWVESPGNPLMSITDLAACAQVAKKHGVLLGVDSTFATPVLTRPLELGIDIVQHSVTKYLAGHSDVLGGALVVKDQELFDRLYYIQNATGAVLDPFGSFLASRGIKTLELRVREQCRTAQKIAEYLNDHPKVTRVLYPGLKSHPGHDIAAKQMDGGFGAMMSFEVEGGFAAAKKVCEQTQLFQLAVSLGAVESLIEQPASMSHASYDKADRLAHGIKDELIRISVGLEAADDLIADLGQVLDLI
- a CDS encoding DUF6666 family protein, with the translated sequence MRVFPWILTLLTAACGSMNADLATAAEPREPAKLQDVVSNDYNRPPSPVKAIRSLFSTDQDRVFAARQRVARASYVASKVQAGDIDTVDYSVLHDASGTMPMEGEIVMEGHAVAGIHNPTTYQGGPGCSSCQGGTSCGSDTCDSCGPCCPTICFPLCFNLPLENLSFRAGVQGFKGPLNAGMDGSFGFLYGVNWGAPLFSRDNGFGVQLGVNGTNANLHGASFTEDHRDQFFLTAGFFRRVDWGWQGGLVYDHMSDHWYYDIDASQIRGELSWKFQCKGEFGFWFTASDETSDIDEQINLPGGTAPIFVDESFQPHNMFAFFYRTPLDVCGGEMRFSGGWTDNELGLLGADLNVPITKSLAVETNFLYLVPRHSNEDDGDPCACETWNIGINLVWYPRAASAASAGKNYYRPLFNVAHNGTFSMYPTE